The segment GTGCGAAGCCCAGCTGGCCTCGATGCGCGAGGCGTTCAGCCGGACCGACCCCGAGGCCTTTGTGCGCGGCACGAAAATGCTGGAGGAGGTGGATCTGAGTCCCTGGGCCCGCAGGGTCCGCGCGCCCACGCTCCTGATCGCGGGGGAAGAGGACAACATGACGCCCTTCACCCCGGCCGACAGCGGAATCGGCTTCTCCAGGATCCGGCACATGATTCCCGGCTGCGAACTCGTCACGGTGCCCGACAGCGGCCACTACCTCGTGATCGAACAACCGGAAGCCACGGCGGCCCTGGTCAGGAAATTCCTTCAGGCCGCCCCTGCGTTCACGTCGGCCGGTCGCCCTTGATCGTGACGCGCCGCCCCTTGCGCCGTTCGGGCCGGTAGTCCCAGATCGCCCGGTGCATCGCGCAGCGGTTGTCCCAGAATGCGACGTCGTTGCGCTCCCAGCGATACCTGATCTGAAAGTCGATGCCTTCGCAGTGATCGAAGAGAAATCCAAGCAGCGCTTCGCTCTCGGCCGCTTCGAGTTCGTTGATCCGGGTCGTGAACGTGCGGTTTACGTACAGCGCCTTTCGGCCGGTTTCCGGGTGCGTACGGACGACCGGGTGAGTCGCGCTTGGATATTCCTTGCCGGTGTCGTCCACGCCCCGATCGGAGTAGCGCTCGCGGTAAACGTGCTCGGATTCGTGCAGGGCGCTCAGTCCCTCGAGCATCCGCTTCATCGGCTCCGATAGAGCGTCATAGGCCGCGTACATATTGGCGAAAAGCGTGTCGCCGCCCACCGGCGGGAGGATGTGCAGTTGCAGGATCGTGCCGAGCGGCGGCACTTCGTCGCAGGACACGTCGGAGTGCCAGAATTCGCCGTTGGCGATCTTCGAGTCCCTGCTCACGTAGATTTCGAAGATCTCGGGAAAGCCCGCCATCTGTGGGGCGGCGGGGTGCATGTGCAGCTCGCCGAACATCCTGCCGATTTCGATCTGGGTTCGCGGGGCAATCTCCGTCTGGTCCTTGAAGAACAGCACCTGGTGCGCGAGCAGGGCCGCGCGAACCCGCTCGTAGGTTGCGGGATCGAGGCCGTCCGCGAGATCGACGCCCCTGACTTCGGCGCCGAGCGCGGGCGCGTAGGGCCTGATGTCGAGTGCCGGGCCGGCGCCGTCACGGGTTGTTCGCGCATTGGAAAAGCGTTTCGGCATTCTCGATATGGTAGCCGCGCGTCTATCCCGCCCTGCAGGCGTCCCCTTCTTCCCGGAGACGCCATCCTGGCTCGATTCTCGCTGTCCCTGCTCCAACGCTCCTGGAAGAAGGGGACGCCTGCAGGGCTACGGCAGTGCCAACCGTAGCCGCGGGCCGTATCATGGAATTCCTTCAGCGTGATGCCGGGGAGGACACGTGAAGCCCGACAAGCAGCCGCATTCAGCCCCATCAGACCGGGAGGAACCGGCGCCCGTCAACCGCAGGGAATTCGTTTCGTCGGCAGTGGCGG is part of the Gammaproteobacteria bacterium genome and harbors:
- a CDS encoding taurine dioxygenase, whose protein sequence is MPKRFSNARTTRDGAGPALDIRPYAPALGAEVRGVDLADGLDPATYERVRAALLAHQVLFFKDQTEIAPRTQIEIGRMFGELHMHPAAPQMAGFPEIFEIYVSRDSKIANGEFWHSDVSCDEVPPLGTILQLHILPPVGGDTLFANMYAAYDALSEPMKRMLEGLSALHESEHVYRERYSDRGVDDTGKEYPSATHPVVRTHPETGRKALYVNRTFTTRINELEAAESEALLGFLFDHCEGIDFQIRYRWERNDVAFWDNRCAMHRAIWDYRPERRKGRRVTIKGDRPT